In a genomic window of Chryseobacterium sp. G0162:
- a CDS encoding DinB family protein — translation MEITSVASFIDYYEKIRSRTHRIIEIVPPEHLDFSYKPGKFTIGDQIRHIASIERYMYGETISGRKSAYAGCGKELADGYENIIFFFNEMHRQTLEIIRGLSDEDLNRKCLTPGNNPISIWKWLRAMVEHEIHHRAELYIYLNLLDIKTPQIFGFSAEEVQDLSVKL, via the coding sequence ATGGAAATTACCTCTGTAGCATCATTTATTGATTATTATGAAAAAATCAGGTCCAGAACTCATCGGATTATTGAAATTGTTCCCCCTGAACATCTTGATTTTTCTTATAAACCAGGGAAATTTACTATTGGGGACCAGATAAGACATATCGCTTCTATAGAAAGGTATATGTATGGTGAAACCATTTCAGGAAGAAAAAGTGCTTATGCGGGATGTGGAAAAGAGCTGGCGGACGGGTATGAAAATATCATCTTTTTTTTCAATGAAATGCATAGGCAGACCCTGGAAATTATTAGAGGCCTTTCAGATGAGGATCTTAATCGTAAATGCCTGACCCCCGGAAATAATCCAATTTCTATATGGAAATGGCTTAGAGCGATGGTAGAGCATGAAATCCATCACAGGGCCGAACTCTATATTTATCTTAATCTTTTAGATATTAAAACCCCGCAGATTTTTGGCTTTTCAGCAGAAGAAGTGCAGGACTTGAGTGTTAAGTTATAG
- a CDS encoding S41 family peptidase encodes MTKPFIIHLLLLVNSVYAQSNIELKPGDTLKYSPQSQKPVWVTVQSSDANVAVALFMDNKKIKEQDDSRGIKSIERLLYTPEKGKKYEIKIWGKSYIEKSKASKISITESKNVPILNGQFTPAQFVEDLRIFRSIREQANSGLYVYRSKQQIDSIYQKAEEAAANSKNIFDFYKIIAKVTGFEGSCHNYTDLPNHASYYLTQGPEYLPITLKNIDGRLLQDSKDNKIPLAAEIISINGISAKEIINRFSQYYFSDGYSMPYRETTGFERGMLDKFYIEFGTHKQYDIKYQWNGRIDEVTMSGISLENFKKLQESRHSLTLDKKLMAEKYSFTKEGENRYRLSVRGFDFATGKEDPAYQKFSVFLNQMMDTLEREKVGNLIIDLRGNTGGTGALYEKVFSYLTQRPFRDSHYAYTWFNEVPMEEKLVITPLFLSNGVKDKNGINAYLKQLYPKQVQGKYYWADDKNTSILPNERTFKGQIYLLVDQRVASAASHLASLIKSYTNAIVIGKETVGGYYEHNGHLPLVYELPNTGIQTGFSIVHVIQDAQNLPDQKKGQGIIPHYEIRTTLQEFLDQSDVYLKKVLELQKPTNK; translated from the coding sequence ATGACCAAACCTTTTATTATCCATTTATTACTGCTGGTAAATTCTGTATATGCACAGAGTAATATTGAATTAAAACCGGGAGATACCCTAAAATATTCACCACAATCTCAGAAACCGGTATGGGTAACCGTTCAGTCAAGCGATGCCAATGTTGCTGTCGCTTTGTTTATGGATAATAAAAAAATAAAGGAACAAGATGATTCCAGAGGGATAAAAAGCATAGAACGGTTGTTGTATACCCCTGAAAAAGGGAAGAAATATGAAATTAAGATTTGGGGTAAATCTTATATTGAAAAAAGTAAAGCCTCGAAAATTTCCATCACTGAGTCCAAAAATGTTCCTATTCTGAATGGGCAGTTCACGCCAGCTCAGTTTGTAGAAGATTTGCGTATTTTTCGCTCCATCAGAGAACAGGCGAATTCGGGATTATATGTTTACAGAAGCAAACAACAGATAGACAGTATCTATCAAAAGGCAGAGGAAGCAGCCGCTAACAGTAAAAATATTTTTGATTTTTATAAGATAATCGCTAAAGTTACAGGCTTTGAAGGCAGCTGCCATAATTATACAGACCTTCCTAATCATGCATCTTACTATTTAACACAAGGGCCGGAATATCTGCCCATCACGCTGAAAAATATTGATGGTCGTTTATTGCAGGATTCAAAGGATAATAAAATTCCACTTGCTGCTGAAATTATTTCTATTAATGGCATCTCTGCAAAAGAGATAATTAATCGTTTTTCCCAATATTATTTTTCTGATGGATATTCTATGCCTTATAGGGAAACAACAGGTTTTGAAAGGGGAATGCTGGATAAATTTTATATAGAATTCGGTACTCATAAACAATATGATATCAAGTATCAATGGAATGGCCGGATTGATGAGGTAACCATGTCGGGAATATCATTGGAGAATTTTAAAAAACTCCAAGAATCAAGGCATTCACTTACCCTTGATAAAAAGCTTATGGCTGAAAAATACAGTTTTACCAAAGAAGGTGAGAATAGGTACCGTTTGTCAGTAAGAGGTTTTGATTTTGCAACAGGTAAGGAAGATCCGGCTTACCAAAAATTCAGTGTTTTCCTTAATCAGATGATGGATACTCTGGAGCGTGAGAAGGTAGGAAATCTTATCATTGACCTGAGAGGAAATACCGGCGGAACCGGAGCACTTTATGAAAAAGTTTTCTCTTACCTTACTCAAAGACCTTTTCGTGACAGTCATTACGCCTATACCTGGTTCAATGAAGTTCCTATGGAAGAAAAACTGGTGATTACTCCTCTTTTTCTTTCCAACGGAGTAAAGGATAAAAATGGAATCAATGCTTATCTGAAACAGCTTTATCCCAAACAGGTCCAGGGAAAATATTATTGGGCAGATGACAAAAATACTTCGATCTTACCTAATGAAAGAACTTTTAAAGGACAGATTTATCTTCTGGTAGATCAACGGGTAGCTTCTGCTGCGTCTCATTTAGCTTCTTTAATAAAATCTTATACCAATGCGATTGTGATTGGAAAAGAAACGGTTGGTGGATATTACGAACATAATGGACATCTTCCGTTAGTGTATGAACTTCCCAATACAGGAATTCAAACAGGTTTCTCTATCGTTCATGTGATCCAGGATGCTCAAAACCTTCCGGATCAGAAAAAAGGGCAGGGAATTATTCCTCATTATGAAATACGGACAACCCTTCAGGAATTTTTGGACCAGTCTGATGTTTATCTGAAAAAAGTGCTGGAACTTCAGAAACCCACTAATAAGTAA
- a CDS encoding immunity 51 family protein produces the protein MDSNHFKETIKPFFWVEHANSFSVCLDVGSYKQEIFEVRAEEGFEGSGYDWGSLAQVFLDEKRQDLSESIRLDPEAGMFCAYSSEESPLKDFILDFKKVCEDEAVIRDLFSRAELD, from the coding sequence ATGGACAGTAATCATTTTAAGGAAACCATTAAACCCTTTTTCTGGGTAGAACATGCCAACAGCTTTTCGGTATGTCTGGATGTGGGAAGTTATAAACAGGAAATCTTTGAGGTAAGAGCAGAGGAAGGTTTTGAAGGAAGCGGCTATGACTGGGGCTCGTTAGCTCAGGTCTTTCTGGATGAGAAAAGGCAGGATCTGAGCGAAAGTATACGATTGGACCCTGAAGCCGGAATGTTCTGTGCTTATTCCTCTGAAGAAAGCCCGCTGAAAGATTTTATTCTGGATTTTAAAAAAGTTTGTGAAGACGAAGCTGTGATAAGAGATTTGTTTTCAAGAGCAGAACTGGATTGA
- a CDS encoding alpha/beta hydrolase family protein: MKHAILSPLTLLKNSMYTRLFSMNFLLVLFLFATTPLSAVLPNFTTKNITFSSEGISLSGTIFKPQNAYAAVVIVHGSGQEKRMTEFATLLANNGIAVLTYDKRGVGESEGVYAGPEVGTNNVDASNLNLLSLDASAAVNTLSKDLQNNKIQIGLIGASQAGWIIPLAAKKNKKVKFMTIFSGALITAKQQLRFQFYTNGNSNFWATHTEDDARMHTMTDPDRYEFTDTDPCTTLAEISIPGLWIFGSKDIQVPVNLSIEHLNTLKSGNKQYEYKLYPALGHNTAFSNSSEPIDYAIKWIANRKLSK; encoded by the coding sequence ATGAAACATGCTATTCTAAGCCCATTGACTCTTCTCAAAAATTCCATGTATACGAGACTTTTTTCAATGAACTTCCTTCTTGTGTTATTTCTTTTTGCAACCACTCCTTTATCAGCAGTTTTACCAAATTTCACGACTAAGAATATAACGTTCAGCAGTGAAGGGATATCGCTTTCAGGAACCATTTTCAAGCCCCAAAATGCTTATGCAGCTGTTGTAATTGTTCATGGGTCAGGGCAAGAAAAAAGAATGACAGAATTCGCAACACTTCTGGCAAACAACGGTATTGCTGTTTTAACTTATGACAAACGTGGTGTAGGTGAATCCGAAGGGGTGTATGCAGGACCTGAGGTGGGTACCAATAATGTAGATGCTTCAAATCTTAATCTATTGTCTTTAGATGCAAGTGCTGCTGTAAATACATTATCTAAGGACTTACAGAATAATAAGATACAGATCGGTCTGATTGGTGCCAGCCAAGCCGGATGGATAATTCCTTTGGCCGCAAAAAAAAATAAGAAAGTTAAATTTATGACGATATTCAGTGGTGCCCTTATTACGGCGAAACAGCAACTTCGCTTTCAATTTTACACCAATGGAAATTCAAATTTTTGGGCTACACATACGGAAGATGATGCACGAATGCATACCATGACTGATCCGGATAGATATGAGTTTACAGACACTGATCCCTGCACTACCCTTGCGGAAATATCAATTCCAGGATTATGGATTTTTGGCAGTAAGGACATACAAGTTCCTGTTAACCTATCCATAGAGCATCTGAATACATTAAAATCCGGTAATAAACAATATGAATATAAGCTATATCCAGCCTTAGGTCATAATACGGCATTTTCAAACTCTAGTGAACCTATTGATTACGCTATTAAGTGGATAGCAAATAGGAAATTATCGAAATAG